A genomic region of Papaver somniferum cultivar HN1 chromosome 7, ASM357369v1, whole genome shotgun sequence contains the following coding sequences:
- the LOC113294161 gene encoding MADS-box transcription factor PHERES 1-like: MVENDGEIGSGASSKTYREIHRDVMESKGFVKLVSELCTLCGVDGCVIVCGPYGDLKPEIWPTDQPEMQHVLMKFNSMSLEERNKKTTNHRSFLNKQITKLDEKSRKQEFKNRNEVLGRIVREALNGKCSPVNRSDLADLRMLIA; encoded by the exons ATGGTGGAAAATGATGGGGAAATCGGAAGCGGTGCCAGCAGTAAAACATATAGAGAGATACATAGAGATGTC ATGGAAAGCAAGGGTTTTGTtaaactagttagtgagttgtgTACCTTATGCGGTGTTGATGGTTGTGTGATAGTGTGTGGACCATACGGAGATCTAAAACCAGAAATATGGCCAACAGATCAACCAGAAATGCagcatgtattgatgaaattcAACAGCATGTCCTTGGAGGAACGAAACAAGAAGACAACGAATCACCGATCATTCTTGAATAAGCAGATTACTAAACTTGATGAAAAATCGCGGAAACAGGAATTCAAAAATCGTAATGAGGTGCTCGGTAGAATTGTGAGGGAAGCTCTGAATGGTAAGTGCTCTCCTGTAAATCGTAGTGATTTGGCTGATTTAAGAATGTTAATTGCATGA
- the LOC113294162 gene encoding protein FAR1-RELATED SEQUENCE 5-like, which produces MVHMIHMFIIHRTVYIVNLYQVYDTSNLILSVDGGVSLDDTEKEAGEKTQNTDEDEWYIGKKFETHDDLFRAYKAYAKREGFAVRKRTNWRNEEGIIKSVMYVCNRSVNPVNKTKNIAKHRKSNCCDCKAYVTARLDDEDKWEISQLKLDHNHTYDPSLSRHYRQHRKVEPHVLRTIDLNDQSGIPMEKTFRSVVNQYGGYDKVDCSEKDCRNALAEIRRLRLGEGDATALMKYFSKKVKENSGFYFEVDYDDENQLRNVFWADGWSREAYKEFGEVISFDATYMTNDYDMPFTPFVVVNHHGQSIFLGCGLLCNETTETFVWLFKKWLKCMSGCAPRAIIDDQCQAMKNAVEIVFPEARHRWCLWHIMKKIPEKFGSYKQREKIVFALQEAVYDSQTPAEFEESWKKMIDKYNLQQNTWLRDLYPEKERWVPCFLKDTFWAGKASTQHSESINAIFKGYAYSKTKLKQFVELCEQALRAKVKKEFKEDAESCTKAIPLIYGYPFEKQLRDMYTLVKFQEFQKEIRGKIACEVVDFDEVTEVHKYVIREDIWLDNDFCKKVKFNVTFRKIETDDDSSEEEDGDIAVEVVDDGEGMVDLETNNESETDDNETNGSETERSGTDDSEKEECVFDKRTDETEATEAKKIKKN; this is translated from the coding sequence ATGGTTCATATGATTCATATGTTTATTATTCACAGAACTGTTTATATCGTAAACTTATATCAGGTTTATGATACATCTAATCTGATTTTAAGTGTAGACGGCGGTGTCAGTTTAGATGATACTGAGAAGGAAGCGGGTGAAAAGACTCAAAATACCGATGAGGATGAATGGTACATTGGAAAAAAGTTTGAAACACATGATGATTTGTTCCGTGCTTATAAAGCATATGCAAAACGTGAAGGATTTGCAGTTAGAAAAAGAACTAATTGGAGAAACGAAGAAGGAATCATTAAAAGTGTGATGTATGTTTGTAACCGATCAGTAAATCCTGTTAacaagactaaaaatatagccaAACATCGCAAGAGCAATTGTTGTGATTGCAAGGCTTACGTTACTGCAAGATTGGATGATGAAGACAAATGGGAGATTAGTCAACTTAAGCTTGATCACAATCATACGTATGATCCAAGTCTGTCTCGGCATTATCGACAACATCGGAAAGTTGAACCACATGTATTACGTACCATCGACCTTAATGACCAATCAGGAATTCCAATGGAAAAGACTTTCCGCTCTGTGGTGAATCAGTATGGTGGATATGATAAAGTTGATTGCAGTGAAAAAGATTGTAGAAATGCTCTTGCAGAAATACGCCGACTACGACTTGGTGAAGGGGATGCAACTGCTTTGATGAAATATTTTTCCAAGAAGGTAAAAGAGAATAGTGGGTTTTATTTCGAAGTTGACTACGATGATGAAAATCAATTGAGAAACGTATTTTGGGCTGATGGTTGGAGTAGAGAAGCGTATAAAGAATTTGGCGAGGTCATTAGTTTTGATGCCACTTACATGACAAACGATTATGATATGCCTTTCACTCCTTTTGTCGTGGTTAATCACCATGGACAATCAATATTTCTTGGATGTGGGTTGCTTTGTAATGAAACTACAGAAACATTTGTATGGCTATTTAAGAAGTGGCTAAAGTGCATGTCTGGATGTGCTCCGAGAGCAATTATAGATGATCAGTGTCAAGCCATGAAGAATGCGGTTGAAATTGTTTTTCCGGAAGCTAGGCACAGATGGTGTCTGTGGCACATAATGAAAAAAATTCCTGAAAAGTTTGGTAGTTATAAACAAAGAGAAAAAATTGTGTTTGCTTTGCAAGAGGCAGTATATGATTCCCAGACTCCAGCTGAGTTTGAagaatcatggaagaaaatgatcGACAAATACAATTTACAGCAAAACACATGGTTGAGAGATTTATACCCTGAGAAAGAACGATGGGTACCATGTTTTCTTAAAGACACGTTTTGGGCGGGGAAGGCTTCTACTCAGCATAGCGAAAGCATAAACGCAATCTTTAAAGGTTATGCttattcaaagacaaaattaaaaCAGTTTGTTGAACTATGTGAACAAGCTTTGAGGGCTAAAGTAAAAAAAGAGTTTAAAGAAGATGCGGAGTCATGTACAAAGGCAATTCCTCTTATTTATGGCTATCCTTTTGAAAAACAGCTTCGGGATATGTATACCCTTGTGAAGTTTCAAGAGTTCCAGAAAGAAATTCGTGGGAAGATTGCATGTGAAGTGGTTGATTTTGATGAGGTGACCGAGGTTCATAAGTATGTTATTCGAGAGGATATTTGGCTTGATAATGATTTTTGTAAGAAGGTGAAATTTAATGTTACATTCCGTAAAATAGAAACGGATGATGATAGCAGTGAAGAGGAGGATGGTGATATCGCTGTTGAAGTTGTAGATGATGGTGAAGGCATGGTTGATTTAGAGACAAATAATGAAAGCGAAACAGATGACAACGAAACAAATGGAAGTGAAACCGAAAGAAGCGGCACAGATGATAGTGAAAAGGAGGAATGTGTGTTTGATAAAAGGACAGACGAAACAGAAGCAACTGaagctaaaaaaataaaaaaaaattag